The following are encoded together in the Flavihumibacter fluvii genome:
- a CDS encoding polyphosphate kinase 2 family protein: protein MNLKSFNDYLDTLYVQPGKKVSLKRDFLTDYDHKMMTKEEGEKLLQLGIENLSKMQDKLYAHNRNSLLIILQAMDAAGKDSAIKHVMSGLNPQGVQVYSFKTPSKDELDHDYLWRHYKVLPARGEIGIFNRSHYENVLVTRVHPEYILNENLPGIENVESITEDFWLKRFKQINRFEKNLVQNGTVVLKIFLHVSKKEQKKRFLERIDDPTKNWKFAAADVGERDRWTDYMAAYEEMLGATSKEYAPWYVLPADDKWFTRVCMAAVIFREFDKIDPTYPQVSDQQRKELLLLREKLMAEKEL, encoded by the coding sequence ATGAACCTCAAATCATTTAATGATTATCTCGACACCCTTTATGTTCAGCCGGGTAAAAAGGTTTCCCTCAAGCGGGACTTCCTTACAGATTATGACCATAAAATGATGACAAAAGAGGAAGGTGAGAAATTATTGCAGCTGGGCATTGAAAATCTTTCTAAAATGCAGGACAAACTGTATGCGCATAACCGTAACAGTTTGCTCATTATACTACAGGCAATGGATGCAGCAGGAAAAGACAGTGCAATCAAGCATGTTATGTCCGGGCTCAATCCCCAGGGCGTTCAGGTGTACAGTTTCAAAACCCCATCCAAAGATGAATTGGACCATGATTATTTATGGCGGCATTACAAAGTTTTGCCAGCACGGGGCGAGATCGGCATTTTCAACCGCTCCCATTACGAAAACGTCCTGGTAACCCGCGTTCACCCGGAATATATACTTAATGAAAATCTGCCTGGTATTGAAAATGTAGAAAGCATTACCGAAGATTTCTGGTTGAAAAGATTCAAACAGATCAACCGGTTCGAAAAAAATCTTGTGCAAAACGGAACAGTCGTACTGAAAATTTTCCTTCATGTATCTAAGAAAGAACAAAAGAAACGTTTCCTGGAAAGGATAGATGACCCAACCAAAAACTGGAAATTCGCGGCGGCAGATGTTGGAGAACGGGACCGGTGGACTGATTACATGGCAGCCTATGAAGAGATGCTGGGTGCTACATCAAAGGAATATGCACCATGGTATGTCTTGCCCGCAGATGACAAGTGGTTCACCAGGGTTTGTATGGCGGCTGTAATATTCCGCGAATTTGATAAGATCGATCCTACCTACCCCCAGGTGAGTGACCAACAGAGAAAGGAACTCCTGTTGTTGCGCGAAAAACTAATGGCAGAAAAGGAGTTATAA
- a CDS encoding DUF1573 domain-containing protein: protein MKKIALTLFAVVISAAIFAQTKKAEEMAKFTELKYNFGKIKQGVPVTHVFEFTNVSEQPLVIESATASCGCTTPTWPQQPTAKGKSNKVTAGFNAAAPGPFEKTVFVKIAGADQPLELKISGEVLTAEQFAKVEPVKSKNNR from the coding sequence ATGAAAAAAATTGCGCTTACCCTTTTCGCAGTTGTAATCAGTGCCGCCATTTTTGCTCAAACAAAAAAAGCAGAGGAAATGGCAAAATTTACTGAACTGAAATACAACTTCGGTAAGATCAAACAAGGCGTTCCGGTAACGCATGTATTTGAATTTACCAATGTTTCCGAACAGCCCCTGGTTATTGAAAGCGCTACAGCCAGTTGCGGTTGTACAACACCAACATGGCCTCAACAACCAACAGCGAAAGGGAAATCCAATAAAGTTACTGCGGGCTTCAATGCAGCAGCCCCAGGCCCATTTGAAAAAACCGTATTTGTGAAAATTGCCGGCGCAGACCAACCCCTGGAACTGAAAATCAGTGGGGAAGTTTTAACTGCTGAGCAATTCGCAAAAGTTGAACCCGTAAAAAGCAAGAATAACCGCTAA
- a CDS encoding DUF1573 domain-containing protein → MKKFTIFLAMVFCATIVTAQNAPTAVPADPLAIAALHDFGTIPQGRPVTFDFQLTNTGKDLLKIENVSASCGCTTPKWSPDPVQPGQKSTITVGYNAAGEGIFEKSVTITYNGSQTKTIYIKGQVAKAIPSAPANTSVALLKQVN, encoded by the coding sequence ATGAAAAAATTCACCATTTTCCTGGCTATGGTATTTTGTGCCACAATAGTTACAGCGCAAAATGCACCCACCGCAGTTCCGGCTGATCCGCTGGCCATCGCTGCTTTACATGATTTCGGTACAATTCCCCAGGGAAGGCCGGTAACATTTGACTTCCAGCTCACCAATACCGGGAAGGACCTCCTGAAAATCGAGAACGTGTCGGCCAGCTGTGGTTGTACAACCCCTAAATGGTCACCCGATCCGGTACAACCCGGACAAAAATCAACCATTACTGTAGGCTATAATGCTGCCGGTGAAGGGATTTTCGAAAAATCTGTTACGATCACATACAACGGATCCCAGACAAAGACCATCTACATAAAAGGCCAGGTAGCTAAGGCAATACCATCAGCACCAGCTAATACTTCTGTAGCATTATTAAAACAAGTCAATTAA
- a CDS encoding alpha-ketoacid dehydrogenase subunit alpha/beta has translation MENLMENDQMAAEKLSFDRFREEVLRDFQLACESREASLMGRKEVLTGKAKFGIFGDGKEIAQIAAAKFFRPGDYRAGYYRDQTFVFASKLATLEQFFAQLYANPDVNEDPFSGGRQMNSHFATANVDANGQWLPLTQQKNITSDMAPTASQMPRALGLAYTSKVFRKVDRLKAFPELSNNGNEVCFCTIGDSATSEGHFWETINAAGVMQVPLAIFIWDDGYGISVPKKYQTTKGSISEALKGFQQKEGTNGIDIYRLKGWDYAGMVELMEPAIQKIRDTHIPAVFHIDEMTQPQGHSTSGSHERYKTPERLEWEREYDCIRKFKEWILENELSSEEELSDIELKAKEYVRDCKNRAWNTYQQPIKNQVARLVELSESVMAQLPVQADAIRVPVRKLQAEKEPTRRDVIHALHQVISLAGNHDSTFWLQDYYKELKTLNAALYNTHLYNEGPKSALHVPVISAQYSEEAPLLNGYEILNRFFDQLFTANPKVLAFGEDVGYIGDVNQGFAGLQAKHGEFRISDTGIRELTIMGQGLGAAFRGLRPIAEIQYLDYLLYGLQPLSDDVATTHYRTSGKQSCPLIVRTRGHRLEGIWHSGSPMGMIINALRGMYVCVPRNMVQAVGMYNTLLQANDPAIMVECLNGYRLKEKLPDDLLGFTVPLGIPEIVRKGTDITIVSYGSTLRIVQEAAEWLSKHQVDCEVMDVQTLLPFDTSHAILDSLKKTNRILFVDEDVPGGATAYMYNKVMEEQGGYRWLDVAPRTLTAKPHRAAYASDGDYFSKPNLEDIIDIIQQMMAE, from the coding sequence ATGGAAAATCTCATGGAAAATGACCAGATGGCGGCCGAAAAACTGAGTTTCGATCGCTTCCGCGAAGAAGTGCTTCGCGATTTCCAACTGGCCTGTGAAAGCAGGGAGGCCAGTTTGATGGGCCGCAAGGAAGTGCTGACCGGAAAAGCCAAGTTTGGCATTTTTGGGGATGGTAAGGAGATTGCCCAGATAGCGGCAGCGAAATTTTTCCGCCCGGGAGATTACCGTGCAGGTTATTACCGTGACCAGACCTTTGTTTTTGCCAGCAAACTGGCAACTCTTGAGCAGTTTTTCGCCCAATTATATGCGAACCCGGATGTAAATGAAGATCCCTTCAGTGGCGGTCGCCAGATGAATTCCCACTTTGCTACCGCAAATGTGGATGCTAACGGGCAATGGCTCCCGCTAACCCAGCAGAAAAATATCACCAGCGACATGGCACCAACAGCCTCACAAATGCCACGGGCTCTTGGGTTAGCCTATACCAGCAAAGTTTTCAGGAAAGTTGACCGGTTGAAAGCATTCCCTGAATTATCTAATAATGGCAACGAGGTTTGTTTTTGCACCATTGGCGATTCAGCTACCTCGGAAGGGCATTTTTGGGAAACAATAAATGCTGCCGGTGTAATGCAGGTTCCGCTTGCGATTTTTATATGGGATGACGGTTATGGCATTTCTGTGCCTAAAAAATACCAGACCACCAAAGGATCCATTTCTGAAGCCCTGAAGGGTTTTCAGCAAAAAGAGGGAACCAACGGTATTGATATTTACCGGTTGAAGGGTTGGGATTATGCGGGTATGGTGGAGTTGATGGAACCTGCCATCCAGAAGATCAGGGATACACATATCCCTGCTGTTTTCCATATTGATGAAATGACCCAGCCACAAGGTCATTCAACTTCAGGTAGCCATGAACGGTATAAAACGCCTGAAAGACTGGAATGGGAAAGAGAATATGATTGTATCAGGAAATTCAAGGAATGGATCCTTGAAAATGAGCTGAGTAGTGAAGAGGAATTGTCGGATATAGAATTGAAAGCAAAGGAGTATGTCCGGGATTGTAAAAACCGTGCCTGGAATACATACCAGCAGCCAATTAAGAACCAGGTCGCCAGATTGGTTGAATTAAGTGAAAGTGTCATGGCCCAGTTGCCGGTGCAGGCTGATGCCATTAGGGTACCAGTCAGAAAACTCCAGGCTGAAAAAGAACCCACGCGAAGGGATGTAATACATGCCCTTCACCAGGTGATCAGCCTTGCGGGAAATCACGACAGCACATTCTGGCTGCAGGACTATTATAAAGAATTAAAGACACTGAACGCGGCCCTGTACAACACCCACCTTTATAATGAAGGCCCGAAAAGTGCATTGCATGTTCCTGTAATTTCCGCTCAATATTCGGAAGAAGCGCCGCTCCTGAATGGATATGAGATTTTGAACCGTTTTTTCGATCAGCTGTTTACAGCGAACCCCAAAGTTCTTGCCTTTGGCGAAGACGTAGGGTATATTGGGGATGTAAACCAGGGCTTTGCCGGGTTGCAGGCCAAACACGGGGAATTCAGGATTTCGGATACAGGTATCCGTGAATTGACCATTATGGGGCAGGGTTTGGGTGCTGCTTTCAGGGGCCTACGGCCTATTGCTGAAATACAATACCTCGATTATTTATTATATGGTTTGCAACCACTGAGTGATGATGTGGCAACCACACATTACCGCACATCTGGTAAACAAAGCTGTCCGCTGATTGTCAGGACACGTGGCCACCGTCTGGAAGGTATCTGGCACAGTGGTTCGCCAATGGGAATGATCATTAATGCACTGCGAGGTATGTATGTTTGCGTGCCACGAAATATGGTACAGGCTGTTGGAATGTACAACACCCTGTTACAGGCCAATGATCCGGCCATTATGGTGGAATGCCTGAATGGCTACCGGCTGAAGGAAAAATTACCAGATGACCTGCTCGGATTTACCGTTCCCCTGGGGATACCCGAAATAGTGCGGAAAGGGACTGACATAACCATTGTTTCTTACGGTTCCACCTTAAGGATTGTACAGGAAGCCGCGGAATGGCTGTCAAAGCACCAGGTAGATTGTGAAGTGATGGATGTGCAAACCTTGTTGCCATTTGATACCAGCCATGCGATCCTGGACTCATTGAAGAAGACCAACAGGATATTATTTGTAGATGAAGATGTGCCTGGTGGTGCAACTGCTTATATGTACAATAAAGTGATGGAAGAACAGGGTGGGTATCGCTGGCTGGATGTAGCGCCCCGCACGTTGACTGCAAAACCACACAGGGCAGCTTATGCCAGCGATGGTGATTATTTCAGCAAACCCAACCTTGAAGATATTATTGATATCATACAGCAAATGATGGCTGAATAA
- a CDS encoding trimeric intracellular cation channel family protein: MNWIPFIEISGTFAFAVSGAFAAMRKELDPFGVLIMAFVPAIGGGTLRDILINDLPVAWLRNTTTIWVILVAAIVAMFFAGALKKMYKLLFLFDAVGLGLFTIIGIEKGIQHHYTPGVSIALGIITGCFGGVLRDVLLNDVPLLFQKEIYAMACLAGGIFYFLLKDIPVISGWIDIACILIIVTVRLLAVYRGWSLPLIYKKREQ, encoded by the coding sequence ATGAACTGGATTCCCTTCATTGAAATCTCAGGTACCTTTGCTTTCGCCGTTTCAGGAGCATTTGCAGCCATGCGAAAGGAACTGGATCCGTTCGGGGTATTGATTATGGCCTTTGTACCTGCCATTGGTGGCGGTACACTTCGGGACATCCTGATTAATGACCTTCCGGTTGCCTGGTTAAGAAATACAACTACTATCTGGGTAATCCTGGTGGCTGCAATTGTGGCCATGTTTTTTGCCGGGGCTTTAAAAAAAATGTATAAACTGCTTTTTTTGTTTGATGCGGTTGGACTGGGCTTATTTACCATTATCGGGATTGAAAAGGGGATACAACACCATTACACGCCGGGCGTATCAATTGCGCTGGGTATAATTACCGGGTGTTTTGGGGGTGTGTTGCGGGATGTATTGCTGAATGACGTGCCCTTATTATTCCAAAAAGAAATTTATGCGATGGCCTGCCTTGCAGGCGGCATTTTTTATTTTTTATTGAAGGATATCCCGGTTATTTCAGGCTGGATAGATATCGCCTGCATACTTATTATTGTTACTGTACGGTTACTGGCGGTTTACCGGGGCTGGAGCCTTCCGCTTATTTATAAAAAGCGGGAACAATAA
- a CDS encoding YebC/PmpR family DNA-binding transcriptional regulator — translation MGRIFEVRKATMFARWDKMAKQFTRIGKEIIIAVKAGGPDPSTNAALRRCFQNAKAVNMPKDRVEAAIKRSQGKDMENYEEILYEGYGPHGVAILVETATDNHVRTVANVKSIFNKGGGTLGNSGSVSFQFKKMGVFKLKPEGLNAEDMELELIDYGLEELGEGTGENGEDVLVVRCGFTDFGNMQKALEDKGLTPISAEVEWIPQNTVELNEEQAQDVLKLVDKIEQDEDVQKVFHNLA, via the coding sequence ATGGGCCGCATTTTTGAAGTAAGAAAAGCCACCATGTTTGCCCGCTGGGACAAGATGGCCAAACAATTCACCAGGATTGGTAAGGAAATCATTATTGCTGTTAAAGCCGGGGGGCCCGATCCAAGTACCAATGCAGCGCTCCGCCGTTGTTTTCAGAATGCGAAGGCAGTAAATATGCCCAAGGACCGCGTGGAAGCCGCCATCAAGCGGTCACAGGGTAAGGACATGGAAAACTATGAAGAGATCCTCTATGAAGGTTACGGGCCACATGGTGTGGCTATCCTGGTAGAAACAGCGACAGACAACCACGTCAGAACAGTAGCCAACGTAAAATCAATTTTCAATAAAGGGGGCGGCACATTAGGTAATAGTGGCAGCGTAAGTTTCCAGTTTAAAAAGATGGGTGTTTTTAAATTAAAACCCGAAGGGTTAAACGCAGAGGACATGGAACTGGAACTGATCGATTATGGTTTGGAAGAGTTGGGGGAAGGAACCGGTGAAAATGGGGAAGATGTTTTGGTGGTGCGGTGCGGATTTACCGATTTTGGTAATATGCAAAAAGCCCTTGAAGATAAAGGATTGACCCCCATCAGTGCTGAAGTGGAATGGATTCCACAAAATACCGTGGAATTAAACGAAGAGCAGGCGCAGGATGTGTTAAAACTGGTGGATAAAATTGAGCAGGATGAGGACGTTCAAAAAGTGTTTCATAACCTGGCATAA
- a CDS encoding amino acid permease — MSLFRKKSLSVLLATAADSEKGLKRTLGAVNLVALGIGAIIGAGLFVRTAAAAGQAAGPAVTISFIVAAVGCAFAGLCYAEFASMIPIAGSAYAYSYVTMGEMIAWIIGWALIMEYALGAATVSIAWSEYLNKLLGGRIPYEWCHSPFESFTDSAGTKFQGILNAPALVILLLLTLLLIKGTQESAMVNAIIVFIKVAIVLLFIALGWQFINPANHTPYLIPEGTPAVLDSAGKEIVNYTGVFKHGWGGVLGGAAIVFFAFIGFDAVSTAAQEAKNPKRDMPIGILGSLVVCTILYILFGHVLTGVAHWQDFVDPEKGREASVAYAITTYMTGYGWLATAVTIAILAGFSSVILVMLMGQSRIFYTMSNDGLIPKAFGVLHPKFKTPYKANWILFVFVGLFAAFVPGHVAGDLTSFGTLFAFVLVSIGVWIMRVKNPEIPRSFKTPLVPLVPILGAVICLGMIAAIDPTTLKVAMVWMALGLVVYFTYSRKNSKLNEPGHTPGEILPKAKDFN; from the coding sequence ATGAGTTTATTCAGAAAAAAATCCCTTTCAGTATTATTAGCTACGGCTGCTGATTCTGAAAAGGGATTAAAACGGACCCTGGGTGCCGTAAACCTGGTGGCCCTTGGCATCGGTGCCATTATTGGTGCCGGCCTGTTTGTTCGGACAGCCGCCGCCGCCGGGCAAGCTGCTGGTCCGGCTGTTACCATTTCTTTTATTGTTGCTGCTGTGGGGTGTGCATTCGCCGGACTATGTTATGCCGAATTTGCGTCTATGATCCCGATTGCGGGTAGCGCTTATGCTTATTCATATGTTACGATGGGTGAAATGATTGCCTGGATTATCGGCTGGGCCCTGATTATGGAATATGCCCTGGGTGCCGCAACAGTTTCGATTGCCTGGAGTGAATACCTGAATAAGCTGTTGGGAGGACGGATTCCCTATGAATGGTGCCACTCGCCTTTTGAAAGTTTTACTGATTCGGCCGGGACTAAATTCCAGGGCATCCTTAATGCACCTGCTTTGGTCATTTTGTTATTGCTGACCCTGCTGCTCATCAAGGGAACGCAGGAAAGTGCAATGGTGAATGCGATCATCGTTTTTATTAAAGTGGCCATCGTGCTGCTTTTCATAGCACTTGGCTGGCAATTTATCAATCCCGCCAACCATACCCCTTACCTGATTCCTGAAGGCACACCGGCTGTATTGGATTCTGCCGGCAAGGAAATTGTGAATTATACCGGCGTCTTTAAGCATGGCTGGGGTGGCGTATTAGGAGGCGCGGCAATCGTATTCTTTGCCTTTATTGGTTTTGACGCCGTTTCAACTGCTGCACAGGAAGCCAAAAACCCAAAACGCGATATGCCGATTGGTATCCTCGGATCATTGGTGGTATGTACCATTTTATATATATTATTCGGCCATGTATTAACGGGAGTTGCTCATTGGCAGGATTTTGTGGATCCCGAAAAAGGCCGTGAAGCTTCTGTTGCCTATGCTATAACTACTTACATGACGGGATATGGATGGCTGGCCACAGCTGTTACAATAGCTATCCTGGCAGGATTCTCTTCCGTTATCCTGGTGATGCTGATGGGCCAAAGCCGGATTTTCTATACCATGAGCAATGATGGATTAATACCAAAAGCATTCGGCGTGTTACATCCAAAATTCAAAACACCGTACAAAGCCAACTGGATATTATTTGTATTCGTCGGTCTATTTGCGGCATTTGTCCCTGGCCATGTAGCCGGCGACCTTACCAGCTTCGGAACACTATTTGCCTTTGTATTGGTGAGCATTGGAGTATGGATCATGCGGGTAAAAAATCCGGAAATCCCCCGCTCCTTTAAAACACCACTGGTTCCCCTGGTTCCTATCCTTGGCGCTGTGATTTGTTTAGGCATGATCGCTGCCATCGACCCAACCACCCTTAAAGTTGCCATGGTTTGGATGGCATTGGGACTGGTCGTTTATTTCACCTACAGCCGAAAAAACAGTAAATTGAATGAACCCGGCCATACACCAGGTGAAATTTTACCGAAGGCTAAAGACTTTAATTAA
- a CDS encoding dicarboxylate/amino acid:cation symporter, protein MAKQNRLTVYILIAMVLGVLVGYIVHRTASTEWLTSFATNIKLLTTIFLRMVQMIIAPLVFSTLVVGIAKLGDLKTVGRVGGKAMLWFITASLMSLLIGMVLVNFFQPGTAIDLSNADSSGAQDLVGKTKVFSLSNFVEHVFPKSVIEAMATNEILQLVVFSIFFGIAATSIGDYAKPVIKALDGVAHIILKMVNYVMAFAPLGVFGAISAVIAVKGLEVFKFYGLYLFYFLIGIVLLWAILLLVGFIILGRRLPVLLRRIAQPLLIAFSTTSSEAVFPKLTEELERFGCRDKIVSFILPLGYSFNLDGSMMYMTFASLAIAQAYGIHLDTGTQITMLLVLMLTSKGIAGVPRASLVVVTATCAMFKIPPEGIALILPIDHFCDMFRSMTNVLGNALATTVVSRWEGELES, encoded by the coding sequence ATGGCAAAACAAAACAGGTTAACGGTATATATATTGATAGCGATGGTATTGGGTGTGCTGGTAGGTTATATCGTTCACCGGACAGCCAGTACCGAATGGCTGACCAGTTTCGCCACGAATATTAAATTACTAACGACGATCTTCCTGCGGATGGTGCAGATGATCATCGCCCCTTTGGTGTTTTCGACCCTGGTGGTAGGTATCGCCAAGCTGGGTGACCTTAAAACCGTAGGACGGGTTGGTGGCAAGGCCATGCTTTGGTTCATTACAGCCTCCCTGATGAGCCTACTGATCGGGATGGTGCTGGTCAACTTTTTCCAGCCGGGTACCGCTATTGACCTTAGTAATGCTGACAGCAGCGGCGCACAAGACCTGGTGGGCAAAACAAAAGTATTTTCCCTCTCCAATTTTGTGGAGCACGTATTTCCAAAAAGTGTAATAGAAGCAATGGCCACCAATGAGATCCTGCAATTGGTCGTTTTCAGTATATTTTTCGGGATAGCAGCTACTTCCATAGGTGATTATGCAAAACCGGTCATAAAGGCACTTGATGGCGTAGCGCATATTATCCTGAAAATGGTGAATTATGTGATGGCTTTTGCGCCTCTAGGTGTTTTTGGTGCCATATCCGCCGTGATCGCTGTAAAAGGGTTGGAAGTGTTTAAGTTTTATGGACTTTACCTGTTCTATTTCCTGATAGGTATTGTTTTATTATGGGCAATTTTGCTGCTGGTAGGATTTATTATACTTGGCAGGAGATTGCCCGTTTTGCTGAGGCGCATCGCCCAGCCTTTGCTGATCGCCTTTAGTACTACTTCCAGTGAAGCTGTTTTTCCAAAACTGACCGAAGAACTGGAACGTTTTGGCTGCCGCGATAAGATTGTTTCATTTATATTGCCGTTAGGGTATAGTTTTAATTTGGATGGCAGCATGATGTACATGACCTTCGCCAGCCTGGCCATTGCGCAGGCCTATGGTATTCACCTCGACACTGGTACACAGATAACCATGCTACTCGTACTGATGCTGACAAGCAAGGGAATAGCAGGTGTTCCCAGGGCATCATTGGTGGTCGTGACAGCAACCTGTGCCATGTTTAAAATACCACCGGAAGGTATTGCCCTGATATTACCAATTGATCACTTTTGTGATATGTTCCGAAGTATGACCAATGTACTGGGCAATGCACTGGCAACAACTGTGGTTAGTAGGTGGGAAGGAGAACTGGAGTCTTAA